In Gemmatimonadaceae bacterium, a single genomic region encodes these proteins:
- a CDS encoding MgtC/SapB family protein, protein MQNALLNSLPPDAVKLALALLLSLLIGLQREEQKLEAGHYRFGGARTFPLIGLLGYALALVGGDNLVLVAAGLVVVGGLMLLSYRYKLSTDGSNAGITTEISALGTYVVGALVAHDHIWVSCALAVFSLLLLDLKGALEGLARKIAPDEIATLAKFLLLTVVLLPIVPDQDFTQFHLNPFRTWLAVVAVSGVSYGSYVLERLTRGRGGPLLSAMLGGAYSSTVTTVVLARRAASEHRPHLFSGSIVAASGVMYARLIVLLALFSVPLAARLGGSFALLALAGTLGGAWWSRRPDAAGTARAEPPSGRNPLQLRTALLFGVLFMGLIVITQLVMQHLGRGGTYALAAVMGVTDVDPFVLGLTQTVGGATPLDVAAASIVIAAASNNLVKGVYAWSLARRKTGAYSFAGLGLLAAAGLLPLFWI, encoded by the coding sequence ATGCAAAATGCCCTGCTCAACTCCCTTCCCCCGGACGCGGTCAAGCTCGCACTCGCGCTCCTGCTCTCGCTGCTCATCGGCCTGCAGCGCGAGGAGCAGAAGCTCGAGGCCGGGCACTACCGCTTTGGCGGCGCGCGCACCTTTCCCCTCATCGGCCTCCTCGGCTACGCACTCGCCCTCGTCGGCGGCGACAACCTGGTCCTCGTGGCGGCCGGCCTCGTGGTCGTGGGCGGGCTCATGCTGCTCTCGTACCGCTACAAACTCTCCACCGACGGAAGCAACGCCGGCATCACCACCGAAATCTCCGCGCTCGGCACGTACGTGGTCGGGGCGCTGGTCGCGCACGATCACATCTGGGTGTCGTGCGCGCTGGCCGTGTTCAGCCTCCTGCTTCTCGACCTCAAGGGCGCGCTCGAGGGACTCGCCCGCAAGATCGCCCCCGACGAGATCGCCACCCTGGCCAAGTTCCTGCTGCTCACGGTGGTGCTGCTTCCCATCGTCCCCGATCAGGACTTCACGCAATTCCACCTGAATCCGTTCAGGACGTGGCTCGCCGTGGTCGCGGTGAGCGGTGTGTCGTACGGCAGCTACGTGCTCGAACGCCTGACGCGAGGCCGCGGTGGGCCATTGCTCTCCGCGATGCTCGGCGGCGCATACTCGTCCACCGTGACCACGGTCGTGCTGGCGCGCCGGGCGGCCTCCGAACACCGGCCGCACCTTTTTTCGGGAAGCATCGTGGCGGCGTCGGGTGTCATGTACGCGCGGCTCATCGTGCTGCTGGCGCTGTTCAGCGTGCCGCTGGCGGCACGGCTGGGCGGATCGTTCGCGCTGCTCGCCCTGGCCGGCACGCTGGGCGGCGCGTGGTGGAGCCGGCGGCCTGATGCCGCCGGCACGGCGCGGGCCGAGCCGCCGTCGGGACGCAACCCGCTCCAACTGCGCACGGCGTTGCTGTTCGGGGTCCTGTTCATGGGGCTCATCGTGATCACGCAGCTCGTGATGCAGCACCTGGGGCGCGGCGGCACTTACGCCCTGGCGGCCGTGATGGGCGTGACCGACGTGGATCCATTCGTCCTCGGCCTCACGCAGACCGTCGGCGGCGCGACCCCGCTCGACGTGGCGGCGGCGAGTATCGTCATCGCCGCCGCCAGCAACAACCTGGTCAAGGGCGTGTACGCGTGGAGCCTTGCCCGGCGGAAGACCGGGGCTTACAGCTTCGCAGGGCTGGGGCTGCTCGCCGCGGCCGGGCTGCTCCCGCTGTTCTGGATCTGA
- a CDS encoding DinB family protein: MSPSSPAAPKEPSPLFEDFTREFAATRRVLERFPSDHDEWRPHAKSRTLLQLASHIAGIPTRGTMILATEGLDMATARPAGSPAPAGELVARFDANVAEFQRALAKATPDDLSHDWVMSAGDQVIVRDTKRSLMRLMVVSHLIHHRAQLGVYYRLLDVPVPGVYGPSADESI; this comes from the coding sequence ATGTCACCGTCCAGTCCCGCTGCCCCCAAGGAGCCATCGCCCCTGTTCGAGGATTTCACCCGGGAGTTCGCCGCCACGCGCCGCGTGCTCGAGCGCTTTCCCAGCGACCACGACGAGTGGCGGCCGCACGCGAAGTCGCGCACGCTCCTCCAGCTGGCATCGCACATCGCCGGCATCCCGACGCGGGGCACGATGATCCTGGCCACGGAAGGGCTGGACATGGCGACCGCCCGACCGGCCGGATCACCGGCGCCGGCCGGCGAGCTGGTTGCCCGATTCGACGCCAACGTGGCCGAGTTCCAGCGCGCGCTGGCCAAAGCCACCCCCGACGACCTGTCGCACGACTGGGTCATGAGCGCTGGTGACCAGGTGATCGTGCGCGATACGAAGCGGTCGCTCATGCGGCTGATGGTCGTGAGCCATCTCATCCATCACCGGGCACAACTCGGGGTGTACTACCGGCTGCTCGACGTCCCCGTGCCGGGCGTGTACGGTCCGTCGGCCGACGAATCGATCTGA
- a CDS encoding exo-alpha-sialidase: MLKRVLSPRFLSTVGIAAAALMTTGAKSPVHPDLLAGLVWRNVGPLRGGRVAAVTGAIGEPGVFYAGLPAGGVWKTTNAGTTWEPIFDSVKDVSSVGAIEVAPSDTNVIYVGTGDIITGGAINEGNGVYKSTDAGHTWQHLGLDATKQIPSILVDPANPDLVMIAAQGNIHEKSDMRGVFRSTDGGKTWTKTLFVDDETGAVKLAWAHDKPSVILATTDLHYVAPGAMGRGAFGGENGTHLFKSTDEGLTWHEIKGGGLPELAGRTSVAVANHTDGERMFLIQNSGLYRSDDGGTTWRQMDAEDTRIRNGQGGYNCGVYVDPGDPDVVYTINTSSYVSRDGGNTFTGFKGAPGGDDPQQLWIDPTNGQRMLLGMDQGATVTLDGGRTWSLWYNQSTEQVYHLSVDNSYPYWIYAPQQDAGAIRVRSRGNFGEITPLDWNPVGGWEWGSIVADPLNPNFVFASGSGILRISYPSEQTINVSPSQDPSLHLRSSSTNPLVWAPWNQHRLMAGFQYVMATTDGGAHWSKMSPDLGYPKGVTPPPEAAAGRGGRGGRGGAGGPVGGSIESISPSTVAAGVIWAGTTNGLIKLTRDDGKTWEDVSISDLPDSSRSDISSIDASHVNAGEAYAAVDGHAAGDYMPYLYRTRDYGKTWTKIVNGLPTGQPAGSFARVLRSDTKKAGLLFAGTESGMYVSFNDGDDWQSMRLNLPTTSVRDATIKGNDLVIGTYGRGIWILDDISPLRQIGPGLASETAHLFKPGNAIRVRRNVNQDTPFPPEVPHSLNAPNGVLLYYYLGAPPRGDVTLDVLDASGHLVRRLSSAPITPVEEASHPPEPNFWLATPRPLPTAVGTNRVHWDLRYADPPAFSHSFEINANPGLTPASPQGPLALPGTYTFKLTVDGKSYTQTASIANDPRSPATLEDLRAQHVLEMKAYDGARAAWDGYQAANATHAAVEKLAAGSGPAAVTAAAKALAAKLDSASGGTGGGRGRGFGFGRGGGGAAPPNFRVVNGAMIRVLTTLEPGDMAPNPPMRAGYAAACEDLRTAANNWRAVVTKDLPAFNATLKQNGLPAIAVPAAVAAPGC, translated from the coding sequence ATGCTCAAGCGTGTCCTGTCGCCCCGCTTCCTGTCCACCGTCGGCATTGCCGCGGCGGCGCTCATGACCACTGGCGCGAAGTCGCCGGTGCATCCCGATCTCCTGGCCGGCCTCGTCTGGCGCAACGTCGGTCCCCTGCGTGGGGGACGCGTGGCGGCGGTGACGGGGGCGATCGGCGAACCGGGGGTGTTCTATGCCGGCCTGCCGGCGGGCGGCGTGTGGAAGACCACCAACGCGGGCACCACGTGGGAGCCGATCTTCGACTCGGTGAAGGACGTGTCGTCGGTAGGCGCGATCGAAGTGGCGCCGTCGGACACGAACGTGATCTACGTCGGCACGGGCGATATCATCACGGGTGGCGCGATCAACGAGGGCAACGGCGTCTACAAGTCCACCGACGCCGGCCACACCTGGCAGCATCTGGGGCTCGATGCCACCAAGCAGATCCCGTCGATCCTCGTGGATCCGGCGAACCCCGATCTCGTGATGATCGCGGCGCAGGGCAACATCCACGAGAAGAGCGACATGCGCGGGGTGTTCCGGTCCACCGACGGTGGCAAGACGTGGACCAAGACCCTGTTCGTGGACGACGAGACGGGCGCGGTGAAGTTGGCCTGGGCCCACGACAAGCCGAGTGTGATCCTCGCGACGACCGATCTGCACTACGTGGCGCCGGGCGCCATGGGGCGCGGCGCGTTCGGCGGTGAGAACGGCACGCACCTGTTCAAGTCCACGGATGAGGGACTCACCTGGCACGAAATCAAAGGCGGCGGATTGCCCGAGCTGGCGGGGCGCACCTCGGTGGCGGTGGCGAATCATACCGACGGCGAGCGCATGTTCCTGATCCAGAATTCGGGGCTCTACCGGTCCGACGACGGCGGCACGACCTGGCGCCAGATGGATGCCGAGGATACGCGCATCCGCAACGGGCAGGGCGGCTACAACTGCGGCGTGTACGTCGATCCGGGGGACCCGGACGTCGTGTACACGATCAACACGTCCAGCTACGTATCGCGCGACGGCGGCAATACCTTCACGGGGTTCAAGGGCGCGCCGGGCGGCGACGATCCACAGCAGTTGTGGATCGATCCCACGAACGGCCAGCGGATGCTGCTCGGCATGGACCAGGGCGCCACCGTCACGCTCGACGGCGGGCGCACGTGGAGTCTGTGGTACAACCAGTCCACCGAGCAGGTCTATCACCTGTCGGTGGACAATTCGTACCCGTACTGGATCTACGCGCCGCAGCAGGACGCGGGGGCGATCCGCGTGCGCAGCCGCGGCAACTTCGGCGAGATCACGCCGCTCGACTGGAATCCGGTGGGCGGTTGGGAGTGGGGGTCGATCGTGGCCGATCCGCTGAATCCGAACTTCGTGTTCGCCAGCGGATCGGGCATTCTGCGGATCAGCTATCCGAGCGAGCAGACGATCAACGTCAGCCCGAGCCAGGATCCGAGTCTGCACCTGCGCAGCAGTTCCACCAATCCGCTCGTGTGGGCGCCGTGGAACCAGCACCGGCTGATGGCCGGGTTCCAGTACGTGATGGCCACGACCGACGGCGGCGCGCACTGGTCGAAGATGAGTCCCGACCTCGGCTACCCCAAGGGCGTGACGCCGCCGCCGGAGGCCGCGGCGGGGCGCGGCGGGCGTGGCGGCCGGGGGGGCGCGGGTGGTCCGGTGGGTGGTTCGATCGAATCGATCTCGCCGTCCACGGTAGCGGCGGGGGTGATCTGGGCGGGGACGACCAACGGGTTGATCAAGCTCACGCGTGACGACGGCAAGACGTGGGAGGACGTGAGCATTTCCGATCTGCCGGACTCGTCGCGGTCCGACATCTCGTCGATCGACGCGTCGCACGTGAACGCCGGCGAGGCGTACGCGGCGGTGGATGGGCACGCGGCGGGCGACTACATGCCGTACCTGTACCGCACGCGCGACTACGGCAAGACGTGGACGAAGATCGTGAACGGGCTGCCCACGGGGCAGCCGGCCGGGAGTTTCGCGCGGGTGCTGCGCAGCGACACGAAGAAGGCCGGCCTGCTGTTCGCCGGCACGGAGAGCGGGATGTACGTGTCGTTCAACGACGGCGACGATTGGCAGTCGATGCGACTGAACCTGCCGACGACGTCGGTGCGCGACGCGACGATCAAGGGCAACGATCTCGTGATCGGCACGTATGGGCGCGGCATCTGGATTCTGGACGACATCTCGCCGCTGCGGCAGATCGGGCCGGGGCTGGCGTCCGAAACGGCGCACCTGTTCAAGCCGGGCAACGCGATTCGCGTGCGCCGCAACGTGAACCAGGACACGCCATTCCCGCCGGAAGTGCCGCATTCGCTCAACGCGCCCAACGGCGTGTTGCTGTACTACTACCTGGGAGCGCCGCCGCGCGGCGACGTGACGCTGGACGTGCTGGATGCATCGGGCCACCTCGTGCGCCGCCTGTCGAGCGCGCCGATCACGCCGGTGGAAGAGGCGTCCCATCCGCCGGAACCGAACTTCTGGCTGGCCACGCCGAGGCCGCTGCCGACGGCCGTGGGCACGAATCGCGTGCATTGGGATCTGCGCTACGCCGATCCGCCGGCGTTCTCGCACAGCTTCGAGATCAACGCGAATCCCGGGCTGACGCCGGCTTCGCCGCAGGGGCCGTTGGCCCTGCCGGGCACCTACACGTTCAAGCTCACGGTGGACGGCAAGAGCTACACGCAGACGGCGTCCATCGCCAACGATCCCCGCTCCCCGGCCACGCTCGAGGACCTGCGCGCGCAGCACGTGCTGGAGATGAAGGCATACGACGGCGCGCGCGCGGCCTGGGACGGCTACCAGGCGGCCAACGCGACGCACGCCGCCGTGGAAAAGTTGGCGGCGGGGAGCGGGCCGGCGGCCGTGACGGCGGCGGCCAAGGCGTTGGCGGCGAAGCTCGACAGCGCGAGCGGTGGCACCGGGGGCGGGCGGGGGCGTGGGTTCGGCTTCGGCCGTGGGGGCGGCGGCGCGGCGCCGCCGAACTTCCGGGTCGTGAACGGCGCGATGATCCGCGTGCTGACCACGCTCGAACCGGGTGACATGGCGCCGAATCCGCCCATGCGCGCGGGGTATGCGGCGGCCTGCGAGGATCTCCGCACGGCGGCCAATAATTGGCGGGCGGTGGTGACCAAGGATCTGCCGGCGTTCAACGCGACACTGAAGCAGAATGGCCTGCCGGCGATCGCCGTGCCGGCGGCGGTGGCAGCGCCGGGCTGCTGA
- a CDS encoding helix-turn-helix domain-containing protein produces MPRILAAMRSYNQYCGLAKALDVVGDRWILLVVRELLAHDGARYTDLRDGLPGIATNMLAGRLRDMERAGLVIREDAPPPVATTLFRLTPRGRQLEPVIRALGAWAGPLMEEWTPGQEFRSRWLALPVELYLTDGAPDAPPVALQLRTGEEPMVVEVAGGTVRARPGTAAHAAAELAGPPHVVMGLLAGRLSLAAARAKGLHFRGALRAVRRLRPRS; encoded by the coding sequence ATGCCCCGTATACTGGCCGCCATGCGGTCCTACAATCAGTACTGTGGCCTGGCCAAAGCGCTCGACGTGGTGGGCGATCGTTGGATCTTGCTCGTCGTCCGCGAGCTGCTGGCGCACGATGGGGCGCGGTACACCGACCTGCGCGACGGGCTGCCGGGCATCGCGACCAACATGCTCGCCGGCCGGTTGCGCGACATGGAACGGGCGGGCCTCGTGATCCGGGAAGACGCCCCACCGCCAGTGGCCACCACCCTGTTCCGGCTCACCCCCCGCGGGCGCCAACTCGAGCCCGTGATCCGCGCCCTCGGCGCGTGGGCTGGCCCGCTGATGGAGGAGTGGACCCCCGGCCAGGAATTCCGCAGCCGGTGGCTGGCGCTGCCGGTGGAGTTGTACCTCACCGACGGGGCGCCGGACGCACCACCGGTGGCGCTGCAGCTCCGGACCGGCGAGGAACCGATGGTGGTGGAGGTGGCCGGGGGCACGGTCCGGGCGCGGCCCGGCACCGCCGCCCATGCCGCGGCGGAACTCGCCGGCCCCCCACACGTGGTCATGGGCCTGTTGGCGGGCCGCCTCTCGCTGGCGGCGGCTCGCGCCAAAGGGCTGCACTTCCGCGGCGCGCTCAGGGCCGTGCGGCGCTTGCGGCCCAGGTCCTAA